The Solanum lycopersicum chromosome 9, SLM_r2.1 genome window below encodes:
- the LOC101250543 gene encoding uncharacterized protein: MDLEEINIHDHGDKVVDENHKSKVKCKYCAKTVIGFYRLKFHLAGIRGNVSPCSEVPPLVKQAFDAQIMGKKSCQSSQEISKSIGRFFYESGLDFDAIRLPSFQMMFKATLSPGQTVKFPSCQDLKGWILQDAVHEMQLYVTEIRSSWPRTGCSILLDGWIDSNGRNLINILVYCPRGTIYLRSSDITSFYENPDAMLVFLEEILEEVGVENVVQIIAHSTSDWMIAAGEKLMDSCKTVFFSIDASRCMGLMLQNVTQIDWIGQALQKAKMLIQFIYSHTTTMKLLSDVFPGVELVKSSKVKAIVPFLTLQNIVSQKEVLIRMFQSSAWGTSQLASTSEGKRIAEMIEDASVWSNFGMAARVTIPLVEVIKYLNGTNKPQAGFISNRLYQAKEIIKMEFRSRQLWRHEETWNKIEETWKKYLHSDLHGAGYYLNPCYFYSSDWLGTAEITCGLCKTIDRIAGHIKGLITQQIKEFDFDGSREILPDISPAQWWLKYEVEYPELERFAVRILSQTCDGASHYRLKRRLVETLHTKGRSEIEQQRLKDLVFVHCNLQLQGFDPEGENDIAEDVVDAMDEWILGDRANVVSENSQCTWMDMELGSYKRKREVKNVKEEPEE; encoded by the exons ATGGATCTAGAGGAAATTAATATTCATGATCATGGAGATAAAGTAGTTGATGAGAATCATAAGTCTAAAGTTAAGTGCAAGTACTGTGCTAAAACAGTTATTGGCTTTTATAGGCTTAAGTTCCACTTAGCAGGGATTCGTGGTAATGTCAGTCCTTGCTCGGAGGTTCCTCCGCTTGTGAAACAAGCATTTGATGCTCAGATTATGGGGAAGAAGAGTTGTCAGTCCTCACAAGAGATATCGAAATCTATAGGGAGATTTTTTTATGAATCAGGACTTGACTTTGATGCTATCAGATTACCTAGCTTCCAAATGATGTTTAAAGCCACTCTTAGTCCAGGGCAGACAGTAAAATTCCCGAGTTGTCAGGATTTGAAAGGTTGGATCCTTCAGGATGCAGTGCACGAGATGCAACTGTATGTGACGGAAATCAGAAGTTCATGGCCAAGAACAGGATGCAGCATCTTGTTAGATGGATGGATAGACTCAAATGGTCGAAATCTGATTAATATCCTAGTGTACTGCCCGAGGGGTACTATTTATCTTCGATCATCAGATATAACATCTTTCTATGAAAATCCTGATGCCATGCTAGTGTTTCTCGAGGAGATTCTGGAGGAAGTTGGAGTTGAAAACGTCGTGCAAATTATTGCACACTCCACATCTGATTGGATGATTGCAGCAGGCGAAAAACTGATGGACAGTTGCAAAACTGTGTTCTTTAGCATCGATGCATCACGCTGTATGGGACTGATGTTACAGAACGTAACACAGATAGACTGGATAGGACAAGCTTTGCAAAAGGCGAAAATGTTGATTCAATTCATCTACAGCCACACCACGACCATGAAGCTTCTAAGTGATGTTTTCCCTGGGGTCGAGCTTGTAAAGTCTTCCAAAGTTAAGGCAATTGTGCCTTTTTTGACTCTGCAAAACATCGTATCACAGAAAGAGGTGTTAATTAGGATGTTTCAGTCGTCTGCTTGGGGGACCTCACAGCTGGCTTCTACGAGTGAGGGGAAGAGAATAGCTGAAATGATTGAAGATGCATCAGTTTGGAGTAATTTTGGGATGGCTGCAAGAGTAACTATTCCGCTTGTGGAAGTTATTAAGTATCTGAATGGTACTAATAAGCCACAAGCTGGTTTTATATCTAACAGACTTTATCAAGCTAAAGAAATCATCAAGATGGAATTCAGGAGCAGACAACTGTGGCGCCATGAAGAAACGTGGAACAAGATAGAAGAGACGTGGAAGAAATATCTCCACAGTGATCTCCATGGCGCGGGTTACTATTTGAACCCGTGTTATTTCTACTCAAGTGATTGGTTAGGTACTGCGGAGATCACTTGTGGTCTTTGTAAGACTATTGATCGAATAGCAGGTCATATAAAGGGATTGATCACAcaacaaattaaagaatttgattttgatgGTTCCAGAGAGATACTACCAGATATTTCACCAG CACAATGGTGGTTGAAGTATGAAGTTGAGTATCCAGAGCTTGAAAGGTTTGCTGTTCGGATCCTTAGTCAGACGTGTGATGGTGCGTCACATTACAGGCTGAAAAGGAGGTTGGTCGAGACGTTACATACAAAAGGGAGGAGTGAGATAGAGCAGCAGAGGCTGAAGGACTTGGTATTTGTACATTGTAATCTGCAATTGCAGGGATTTGATCCAGAAGGAGAAAATGATATTGCAGAGGACGTTGTTGACGCGATGGATGAGTGGATACTCGGAGATAGGGCAAATGTGGTGTCTGAAAACTCGCAATGTACATGGATGGACATGGAATTGGGAAGCTACAAACGAAAGAGAGAAGTCAAGAATGTGAAGGAGGAACCAGAAGAATAG
- the LOC101247551 gene encoding uncharacterized protein isoform X2, whose translation MTRDKIDIRQHGVPVDQKKLKVKCNYCGKVVSGFSRLKQHLGGIRGDVTPCLKTPILVKEALEAEILNKKNENLIKKVGQLQHPSLPLKRNWCPRDGEPNKTSESVNKKHNGVNSNVAGTSVVDSSSQEISKSIGRFFYEAGIDFDAIRLPSFQRMLKATLSPGKTIKFPSCQELKGWILQDAVKEMQQYVTEIRKSWASTGCSILLDGWIDSKGRNLINILVYCPRGTIYLRSSDISSFNGNVDAMLVFFEEVLEEVGVETVVQIVGYSTSACMMEAGKRLMEKCKTVFWTVDVSHCMELMLQKFTKMNPIQEALEKAKTLTQFIYNHATALKLLRDACPDELVKSSKIRSIVPFLTLENIVSQKDCLISMFQSSDWHTSIMASTNEGKRISEMVKNESFWSEALMAVKATIPLVKVIKLLNGTNKPQIGFIYDTLDQIKVTIKKEFQGKESLYAKFWAAIDDIWNGYLHSHLHAAGYFLNPIYFYSSDFYADAEVTSGLCCCVVRMTEDRHIQDLIALQIDEYRKGRSTFHFGSFKEKLINISPALWWSQYGVQYPEIQRFAFRLLSQTCNGASHYRLKRSLVETLHTEGMNPIEKQRLQDLVFVHCNLQLQAFDPDGSNDNTDYVVDPMDEWIVRKEPNLVHENTQLTWMDLELASRNGKVKDVIYVKDEADEDEPKYI comes from the exons ATGACTAGAGATAAAATTGATATTCGTCAACATGGTGTGCCAGTTGATCAGAAGAAGTTAAAAGTTAAGTGCAACTATTGTGGTAAAGTTGTTTCTGGTTTTAGTCGGCTTAAACAACACTTAGGAGGCATTCGTGGAGATGTAACTCCTTGCTTGAAGACTCCTATACTTGTGAAAGAAGCACTTGAAGCTGAGATActtaataagaaaaatgaaaatttaatcaaGAAAGTTGGGCAACTTCAGCACCCAAGCCTTCCTTTGAAAAGGAATTGGTGCCCTCGAGATGGTGAACCAAATAAGACTTCTGAAAGtgtaaataaaaaacataatggTGTGAATTCAAATGTAGCTGGTACTTCTGTTGTAGATTCATCCTCACAAGAGATCTCAAAATCTATAGGGAGATTTTTTTATGAAGCAGGAATTGACTTTGATGCTATCAGGTTACCTAGCTTTCAAAGGATGTTAAAAGCCACCCTTAGTCCTGGGAAGACGATAAAATTCCCTAGTTGTCAGGAGTTGAAAGGGTGGATTCTTCAGGATGCAGTGAAAGAGATGCAACAGTATGTAACGGAAATTAGAAAGTCGTGGGCAAGCACCGGATGCAGCATCTTGCTAGATGGATGGATAGATTCAAAAGGTCGAAATCTGATTAATATCCTAGTGTACTGTCCGAGGGGCACCATTTATCTTCGATCATCAGATATTTCATCTTTCAATGGGAATGTTGATGCCATGCTAGTATTCTTTGAGGAAGTTCTTGAGGAAGTTGGAGTTGAAACTGTGGTCCAAATAGTTGGATACTCAACGTCTGCCTGCATGATGGAAGCAGGCAAGAGACTAATGGAAAAATGTAAGACAGTTTTTTGGACAGTAGATGTTTCTCATTGCATGGAACTTATGTTACAGAAGTTCACGAAGATGAACCCGATACAAGAAGCTTTGGAGAAGGCAAAGACACTCACACAATTTATTTACAACCATGCTACTGCCCTGAAGCTTCTAAGAGATGCGTGTCCTGATGAGCTTGTAAAGTCTTCAAAGATCAGGTCAATTGTGCCCTTTTTGACTCTTGAAAACATTGTCTCACAGAAAGACTGCTTAATTAGTATGTTTCAGTCTTCTGATTGGCATACCTCAATCATGGCTTCTACGAATGAGGGTAAACGAATATCAGAAATGGTTAAAAATGAATCATTTTGGAGTGAGGCTTTGATGGCTGTAAAAGCAACCATTCCCCTGGTGAAAGTTATAAAGTTACTCAATGGCACTAATAAGCCACAAATTGGTTTTATATATGACACATTAGATCAAATTAAAGTGACCATCAAAAAGGAGTTCCAAGGCAAGGAATCCCTTTATGCAAAATTCTGGGCAGCCATTGATGACATATGGAATGGATATCTCCACAGTCATCTTCATGCTGCGGGTTACTTTTTGAACCCAATCTATTTTTACTCGAGCGATTTCTATGCTGATGCGGAAGTTACCTCAGGTCTTTGTTGTTGTGTTGTTCGCATGACAGAAGATCGCCATATACAGGATTTGATCGCACTGCAAATTGATGAGTATCGCAAGGGGAGGAGCACGTTTCATTTTGGAAGtttcaaagaaaaactaataaatatttcCCCAG CACTTTGGTGGTCACAATATGGAGTTCAGTATCCCGAAATTCAAAGGTTTGCTTTTCGGCTCCTTAGTCAGACATGCAATGGTGCTTCACATTATAGGCTGAAAAGGAGCTTGGTCGAGACATTACATACAGAAGGTATGAATCCGATAGAGAAGCAGAGGCTGCAAGACTTGGTATTTGTCCATTGTAATTTGCAATTACAAGCTTTTGATCCAGATGGAAGCAATGACAATACAGACTATGTTGTTGACCCCATGGATGAGTGGATAGTCAGAAAAGAGCCCAATTTGGTGCATGAAAACACTCAACTTACATGGATGGACTTGGAACTTGCAAGCAGAAATGGAAAGGTAAAAGATGTTATCTATGTTAAGGATGAAGCGGACGAGGACGAACCTAAATATATATAG
- the LOC101248326 gene encoding protein trichome birefringence-like 3, whose translation MGWAKYARGKLSLPVITGIFCALTFIVLLYTERITTSSSGFHFGIKTCPRRNAAKLKKHHTGVIRELKSSPLDNPTDDRFVFDPEECSLNNGKWVFNTTIKPLYTDRTCPYIDRQYSCTKNGRDDSDYLHWEWRPDDCILPRFDPTIALRKLQGKRIMFVGDSIQRNMWESFVCLVQSVIPEGEKSMKLGQVYSVFKAKEYNASIEFYWAPFLVESNTDIHIKADSKQRIIKVDSITERAKQWLGVDYLVFNTYVWWMSGLKAKALWGEFANGEEGYEEFDTPIPYKLALRTWANWIDSTIDTNKTKVFFTTMSPTHQRNEDWGNMNGTRCFNETRPVMKKGHWGVGSNKDLMKAVVDVIGRMKVAVTVLNITQLSEYRIDGHASVYGELGGKLLTDKQKAEPSHFADCIHWCLPGVPDTWNRMLYAYL comes from the exons ATGGGATGGGCAAAATATGCCAGAGGAAAGCTATCTTTGCCTGTAATAACAGGAATTTTCTGTGCACTAACATTCATTGTTTTATTGTACACTGAAAGGATCACTACTTCTTCTTCTGGTTTCCATTTTGGGATCAAAACTTGTCCGAGACGAAATGCTGCAAAGTTAAAAAAACATCATACAG GTGTTATTAGAGAGTTGAAGAGCAGTCCACTAGACAATCCAACAGATGATAGGTTCGTGTTTGATCCCGAGGAATGCAGCCTCAATAACGGGAAATGGGTGTTTAATACTACGATTAAGCCACTATACACAGATAGAACTTGTCCATATATTGACAGACAATATTCTTGTACTAAGAATGGACGAGACGATTCAGATTATCTTCACTGGGAATGGCGGCCTGATGACTGCATCTTGCCAAG GTTTGATCCGACGATTGCCCTTAGAAAACTCCAAGGGAAGAGGATAATGTTTGTAGGAGACTCAATACAGAGAAATATGTGGGAATCTTTTGTGTGTTTGGTTCAATCTGTGATTCCAGAAGGCGAAAAGTCTATGAAACTAGGACAGGTTTATTCAGTCTTTAAAGCTAAG GAATACAATGCCAGCATTGAATTCTACTGGGCACCATTCTTGGTTGAGTCAAACACAGATATTCATATAAAAGCCGATTCAAAACAGAGAATCATCAAAGTGGATTCTATCACCGAGCGTGCCAAACAGTGGTTAGGAGTAGATTACCTTGTTTTCAATACTTATGTTTGGTGGATGAGTGGCCTTAAAGCCAAAGCATT ATGGGGAGAGTTTGCAAATGGCGAAGAGGGATATGAAGAATTCGATACTCCTATTCCTTACAAGCTAGCATTGAGGACATGGGCAAATTGGATTGATTCAACCATCGATACTAATAAAACAAAGGTGTTCTTTACCACTATGTCACCTACGCACCAAAG AAATGAAGATTGGGGGAATATGAACGGTACGAGGTGTTTCAATGAGACAAGACCTGTGATGAAGAAGGGACACTGGGGAGTTGGTTCAAACAAAGATTTAATGAAGGCAGTAGTTGATGTAATAGGAAGGATGAAAGTTGCTGTTACTGTTCTTAACATAACACAATTATCTGAGTACAGAATTGATGGACATGCTTCGGTTTACGGTGAATTAGGAGGCAAATTGTTGACTGATAAACAGAAAGCAGAGCCTTCACATTTTGCAGATTGTATACATTGGTGTTTGCCTGGAGTTCCAGATACTTGGAATAGAATGCTTTATGCATATTTGTAG
- the LOC101250835 gene encoding uncharacterized protein: protein MRKMAQDKVDVHQHGVALDQKKRNLCPRDGDITQSSESANKKHNRTNSKVAGTCVVDSSSQEISKSIGRFFYEAGIDFDAIRSPSFQRMVIATLSLGQTIKFPSCQELKGWILQDAVKEMQQYVTEIRDSWTSTGCSILLDGWIDLNNRNLINILVYCPRGTIYLRSSDISSFNGNVGAMLLFLEEILEEVGVETVVQIVTYSTAACMMEAGKKLMEKHRTVFWAVDAYHCMELMLQKFTKIDPIHEVMEKEKTLTQFIYSHATVLKLLRDACPDELVKSSKIRFIVPFLTLENIVSQKKCLIRMFQSSDWHSSVLASTIEGKRMSEMVEDRSFWTEALMAVKATIPLVEVIKLLDCTNKPQVGFIYDTLDQAKETIKKEFRHKRSHYARFWKAIDDIWDEYFHSHLHAVGYFLNPTLFYSSNFYTDVEVTCGLCCCVVRMTEDRHIQHLITQQIDEYRKGRGTFHFGSFKDKLSNISPALWWSQYGGQCPELQRFAVRILSQTCNGASHYRLKRNLVETLLTEGMNLIEKQRLQDLVFVHCNLQLQAFDPDGSNDDTDNVVDPMDEWIVGKGPNVVSVNTELTWMDLELGSRNGKGKYCVEGPIIHVKKEEEDNW from the exons ATGCGGAAAATGGCTCAAGATAAAGTTGATGTTCATCAACATGGTGTGGCATTAGATCAAAAGAAAAGGAACTTGTGCCCCCGAGATGGTGATATCACTCAGAGTTCTGAAAGTGCAAATAAAAAGCATAACAGAACGAATTCAAAAGTAGCTGGTACTTGTGTGGTAGATTCATCCTCACAAGAGATTTCGAAATCCATAGGGAGATTTTTTTATGAAGCAGGAATAGACTTTGATGCTATCAGGTCACCTAGCTTCCAAAGGATGGTAATAGCCACCCTTAGTCTTGGGCAGACAATAAAATTCCCTAGTTGTCAGGAGTTGAAAGGGTGGATCCTTCAGGATGCAGTGAAAGAGATGCAACAGTATGTAACGGAAATCAGAGATTCATGGACAAGCACGGGGTGTAGTATCTTGCTAGATGGATGGATAGATTTAAACAATCGAAATCTGATTAATATCCTAGTGTACTGCCCGAGGGGTACCATTTATCTTCGATCATCAGATATTTCATCTTTCAATGGGAATGTTGGTGCCATGCTATTATTTCTCGAGGAGATTCTGGAGGAAGTTGGAGTTGAAACTGTGGTCCAAATTGTTACATACTCGACAGCTGCCTGCATGATGGAAGCAGGCAAGAAACTAATGGAAAAACATAGGACAGTTTTTTGGGCAGTAGATGCTTATCATTGCATGGAACTTATGTTACAGAAGTTCACGAAGATAGACCCGATACATGAAGTTATGGAGAAGGAAAAAACACTCACACAATTTATTTACAGCCATGCTACTGTCCTGAAGCTTCTCAGAGATGCTTGTCCTGATGAGCTCGTAAAGTCTTCAAAAATAAGGTTTATTGTGCCCTTTTTGACTCTGGAGAACATTGTATCACAGAAGAAATGCTTAATTAGGATGTTTCAATCTTCTGATTGGCATAGCTCAGTCTTGGCTTCTACAATTGAGGGTAAACGAATGTCAGAAATGGTTGAGGATCGATCCTTTTGGACCGAGGCTTTGATGGCTGTGAAGGCAACCATTCCCCTGGTAGAAGTTATAAAATTGCTAGACTGTACTAATAAGCCACAAGTTGGTTTTATATATGATACACTTGATCAAGCTAAAGAGACAATCAAAAAGGAATTCAGACACAAAAGATCCCATTATGCAAGATTCTGGAAAGCCATAGATGACATATGGGATGAATACTTCCACAGTCATCTACATGCTGTGGGTTACTTTTTGAACCCAACCCTTTTTTACTCGAGCAATTTCTACACTGATGTGGAAGTTACTTGTGGTCTTTGTTGTTGTGTTGTTCGCATGACAGAAGATCGCCATATACAGCATTTGATCACACAGCAAATTGATGAGTATCGCAAGGGGAGGGGCACGTTTCATTTTGGAAGTTTCAAAGATAAACTATCAAATATATCCCCAG CACTTTGGTGGTCACAATATGGAGGTCAGTGTCCTGAACTGCAAAGGTTTGCTGTTCGAATACTTAGTCAGACATGCAATGGTGCTTCACATTATAGGCTGAAAAGGAACTTGGTCGAGACATTACTTACAGAAGGGATGAACCTGATAGAGAAGCAGAGGCTGCAGGACTTGGTATTTGTCCATTGTAATTTGCAATTACAAGCTTTCGATCCAGATGGAAGCAATGACGATACAGATAATGTTGTTGACCCCATGGATGAGTGGATAGTTGGAAAAGGGCCTAATGTGGTGTCTGTAAACACTGAATTGACATGGATGGACTTAGAATTGGGAAGCAGAAATGGCAAAGGGAAATATTGTGTTGAAGGACCTATAATTCATGTAAAGAAGGAAGAGGAAGATAATTGGTGA
- the LOC101247551 gene encoding uncharacterized protein isoform X1, producing the protein MTRDKIDIRQHGVPVDQKKLKVKCNYCGKVVSGFSRLKQHLGGIRGDVTPCLKTPILVKEALEAEILNKKNENLIKKVGQLQHPSLPLKRNWCPRDGEPNKTSESVNKKHNGVNSNVAGTSVVDSSSQEISKSIGRFFYEAGIDFDAIRLPSFQRMLKATLSPGKTIKFPSCQELKGWILQDAVKEMQQYVTEIRKSWASTGCSILLDGWIDSKGRNLINILVYCPRGTIYLRSSDISSFNGNVDAMLVFFEEVLEEVGVETVVQIVGYSTSACMMEAGKRLMEKCKTVFWTVDVSHCMELMLQKFTKMNPIQEALEKAKTLTQFIYNHATALKLLRDACPDELVKSSKIRSIVPFLTLENIVSQKDCLISMFQSSDWHTSIMASTNEGKRISEMVKNESFWSEALMAVKATIPLVKVIKLLNGTNKPQIGFIYDTLDQIKVTIKKEFQGKESLYAKFWAAIDDIWNGYLHSHLHAAGYFLNPIYFYSSDFYADAEVTSGLCCCVVRMTEDRHIQDLIALQIDEYRKGRSTFHFGSFKEKLINISPGALWWSQYGVQYPEIQRFAFRLLSQTCNGASHYRLKRSLVETLHTEGMNPIEKQRLQDLVFVHCNLQLQAFDPDGSNDNTDYVVDPMDEWIVRKEPNLVHENTQLTWMDLELASRNGKVKDVIYVKDEADEDEPKYI; encoded by the exons ATGACTAGAGATAAAATTGATATTCGTCAACATGGTGTGCCAGTTGATCAGAAGAAGTTAAAAGTTAAGTGCAACTATTGTGGTAAAGTTGTTTCTGGTTTTAGTCGGCTTAAACAACACTTAGGAGGCATTCGTGGAGATGTAACTCCTTGCTTGAAGACTCCTATACTTGTGAAAGAAGCACTTGAAGCTGAGATActtaataagaaaaatgaaaatttaatcaaGAAAGTTGGGCAACTTCAGCACCCAAGCCTTCCTTTGAAAAGGAATTGGTGCCCTCGAGATGGTGAACCAAATAAGACTTCTGAAAGtgtaaataaaaaacataatggTGTGAATTCAAATGTAGCTGGTACTTCTGTTGTAGATTCATCCTCACAAGAGATCTCAAAATCTATAGGGAGATTTTTTTATGAAGCAGGAATTGACTTTGATGCTATCAGGTTACCTAGCTTTCAAAGGATGTTAAAAGCCACCCTTAGTCCTGGGAAGACGATAAAATTCCCTAGTTGTCAGGAGTTGAAAGGGTGGATTCTTCAGGATGCAGTGAAAGAGATGCAACAGTATGTAACGGAAATTAGAAAGTCGTGGGCAAGCACCGGATGCAGCATCTTGCTAGATGGATGGATAGATTCAAAAGGTCGAAATCTGATTAATATCCTAGTGTACTGTCCGAGGGGCACCATTTATCTTCGATCATCAGATATTTCATCTTTCAATGGGAATGTTGATGCCATGCTAGTATTCTTTGAGGAAGTTCTTGAGGAAGTTGGAGTTGAAACTGTGGTCCAAATAGTTGGATACTCAACGTCTGCCTGCATGATGGAAGCAGGCAAGAGACTAATGGAAAAATGTAAGACAGTTTTTTGGACAGTAGATGTTTCTCATTGCATGGAACTTATGTTACAGAAGTTCACGAAGATGAACCCGATACAAGAAGCTTTGGAGAAGGCAAAGACACTCACACAATTTATTTACAACCATGCTACTGCCCTGAAGCTTCTAAGAGATGCGTGTCCTGATGAGCTTGTAAAGTCTTCAAAGATCAGGTCAATTGTGCCCTTTTTGACTCTTGAAAACATTGTCTCACAGAAAGACTGCTTAATTAGTATGTTTCAGTCTTCTGATTGGCATACCTCAATCATGGCTTCTACGAATGAGGGTAAACGAATATCAGAAATGGTTAAAAATGAATCATTTTGGAGTGAGGCTTTGATGGCTGTAAAAGCAACCATTCCCCTGGTGAAAGTTATAAAGTTACTCAATGGCACTAATAAGCCACAAATTGGTTTTATATATGACACATTAGATCAAATTAAAGTGACCATCAAAAAGGAGTTCCAAGGCAAGGAATCCCTTTATGCAAAATTCTGGGCAGCCATTGATGACATATGGAATGGATATCTCCACAGTCATCTTCATGCTGCGGGTTACTTTTTGAACCCAATCTATTTTTACTCGAGCGATTTCTATGCTGATGCGGAAGTTACCTCAGGTCTTTGTTGTTGTGTTGTTCGCATGACAGAAGATCGCCATATACAGGATTTGATCGCACTGCAAATTGATGAGTATCGCAAGGGGAGGAGCACGTTTCATTTTGGAAGtttcaaagaaaaactaataaatatttcCCCAGGTG CACTTTGGTGGTCACAATATGGAGTTCAGTATCCCGAAATTCAAAGGTTTGCTTTTCGGCTCCTTAGTCAGACATGCAATGGTGCTTCACATTATAGGCTGAAAAGGAGCTTGGTCGAGACATTACATACAGAAGGTATGAATCCGATAGAGAAGCAGAGGCTGCAAGACTTGGTATTTGTCCATTGTAATTTGCAATTACAAGCTTTTGATCCAGATGGAAGCAATGACAATACAGACTATGTTGTTGACCCCATGGATGAGTGGATAGTCAGAAAAGAGCCCAATTTGGTGCATGAAAACACTCAACTTACATGGATGGACTTGGAACTTGCAAGCAGAAATGGAAAGGTAAAAGATGTTATCTATGTTAAGGATGAAGCGGACGAGGACGAACCTAAATATATATAG
- the LOC101248038 gene encoding protein SCO1 homolog 1, mitochondrial, producing the protein MAKSISRNQYIRYLYLSISSQKCRSTKPSFHLLQSLSNTPTTTKSLPLSPLAMRLDRLENGLISYRYLCTSSSSNQSNSGSGGSSAGTNSGNSESSDGSQKTKQGKSIRGSPVSWMSFFLLVCTGAGLVVYYDREKKRHIEDITNASTSVKQGPSVGKAAIGGPFSLIDHNGKPVTEKDFFGKWTVVYFGFTHCPDICPDELQKLATAVDIIKETSGIEIVPVFISVDPERDTVEQVDEYVKEFHPNLIGLTGSPEEIKKTARAYRVYYMKTEEEGSDYLVDHSIVMYLMDPKMEFVKFFGKNNDVGMLTDGIIKEIKQYKKVKA; encoded by the exons ATGGCGAAATCAATATCAAGAAATCAATACATTCGTTATCTCTATCTCTCAATTTCTTCCCAAAAATGCCGTTCAACAAAGCCTTCATTTCATCTCTTACAGAGTCTTTCAAATACACCCACCACCACCAAATCTTTACCCCTTTCTCCATTG GCTATGCGTTTGGATCGATTGGAAAATGGGTTGATTTCTTACAGGTATCTGTGCACCTCGAGTTCTAGTAATCAATCGAATTCCGGGTCAGGTGGATCTTCTGCCGGAACTAATTCTGGAAACAGTGAGAGCTCTGATGGTTCTCAGAAGACTAAACAGGGAAAGTCTATTCGGGGTAGT CCTGTTTCATGGATGAGCTTCTTTTTACTTGTTTGCACTGGAGCAGGATTGGTTGTCTATTATGACAGGGAAAAGAAACGGCATATCGAAG ATATCACCAATGCCTCAACTTCCGTAAAGCAAGGACCTTCAGTAGGAAAAGCAGCCATTGGTGGTCCGTTTAGTCTTATTGACCATAATGGAAAACCAGTAACTGAGAAAGACTTCTTTGGCAAGTGGACTGTTGTATATTTTGGTTTCACTCACTGTCCAGATATATGTCCGGATGAGCTACAAAAACTCGCTACTGCAGTTGATATAATTA AGGAGACGTCTGGAATTGAAATAGTACCTGTATTTATCTCAGTGGATCCTGAAAGAGATACGGTTGAGCAAGTAGACGAATATGTTAAAG AGTTCCACCCAAACTTGATTGGCCTCACTGGTAGCCcagaagaaataaagaaaacagcACGTGCTTATCGGGTTTACTATATGAAGACAGAAGAAGAAGGCTCAGACTACCTTGTTGATCACTCAATAGTCAT GTATCTTATGGATCCTAAGATGGAATTTGTGAAGTTTTTTGGGAAGAACAACGACGTTGGCATGCTTACCGATGGAATAATTAAGGAGATAAAGCAATACAAGAAAGTCAAGGCATAA